GGGTGAAGGGATGGAGAAAATCGCCTTCTACGACTATTTTGCGACCAGCCATACCGAATGGTTCCGCTTCGGCTTTGCTCTATCCGGTTCTCTGCCGAAAGGGCGGGGTGGCGCTGCCCTGCCCTGACGCGCTATGACAGACGCCCTTTCATGTCGTCACCAGTCCGCAGGATCCCTGCCTCATGCTGTCCATCAGCCAGCGCATCGCCGACGAACTGTCGGTCCGCGAGTCCCAGGTCGCTTCCGCCATCGCCATGCTCGATGAGGGATCGACCGTTCCCTTCATCGCACGTTACCGCAAGGAGGCGACCGGCGGCCTGGACGACACCCAGCTCCGCACCCTGGAGGAGCGGCTGGGCTATCTGCGGGAGCTGGAGGACCGCCGCGCCAGCATCCTGTCGACCATCCAGGAACAGGGCAAGCTCACGCCCGACCTGGAACGCCAGATCAAGCAGGCCGACACCAAGACCCGGCTCGAAGACCTCTACCTGCCCTATAAGCAGAAGCGCCGCACCAAGGCCCAGATTGCCCGCGAAGCCGGGCTGGAGCCGCTGGCCGACGCACTGCTGGCCGACCCGAGGAAACAGCCGGACGCCGAAGCCGCCGCCTTCGTCAATGCCGACAAGGGGGTCGCCGACGTCAAGGCCGCGCTGGACGGTGCCCGCCATATCCTGGTGGAGCGGTTCGGCGAAGATGCCGAACTGGTCGGCCGCCTGCGCACCGCCATGGCGGACAAGGGCGTTGTCAGCTCCAAGGTGATCGAGGAGAAGAAGGCTGAGGGCGCCAAGTTCTCCGACTATTTCGATTTTTCGGAGAACTGGTCGAAGCTGCCGTCGCACCGGGCGCTGGCGCTGTTCCGCGGCCGGGCGCAGGGTGTGCTCGACATCCGCCTGGATTTGCCGGTCGAAGAGGGCCAGCCGCACCCGGCGGAGAACACCATCGCCGCCCACACGGGCATCCGCGACCAGGGCCGTCCCGCCGATAAATGGCTGTCCGACGTGGTGCGCTGGACCTGGAAGCTGAAGATCGGCCCGCACATCGAAACCGACCTGATGGGGAGCCTGCGCGAACGGGCGGAGGATGAGGCGATCCGCGTCTTCGCCCGCAACCTGCACGACCTGCTGCTGGCTGCCCCGGCCGGCCAGCGCGCCACCATCGGGCTCGATCCGGGAATCCGCACCGGCGTGAAGGTCGCCGTCGTCGATTCCACCGGCAAGCTGGTGGAGACGACGACGGTCTACCCGCACCCGCCGCGCAACGACTGGGACGGAGCCATCGCCGTCCTGGCGGCGCTGGCGGCACGGCACAAGGTGGAACTGATCTCCATCGGCAACGGCACCGCCTCGCGCGAGACCGACAAGCTGGCCGCCGACCTGATGAAGCGCCATCCCGAACTGTCCCTGACCAAGCTGGTGGTCAGCGAGGCCGGCGCTTCGGTCTATTCGGCGTCGGAAACCGCGGCGCACGAGTTCCCCAACCTGGACGTCAGCCTGCGCGGCGCGGTGTCCATCGCACGGCGCCTGCAGGATCCGCTTGCCGAGTTGGTGAAGATCGAGCCGAAATCCATCGGCGTCGGCCAGTATCAGCATGACGTCGCT
Above is a genomic segment from Azospirillum humicireducens containing:
- a CDS encoding Tex family protein, with product MLSISQRIADELSVRESQVASAIAMLDEGSTVPFIARYRKEATGGLDDTQLRTLEERLGYLRELEDRRASILSTIQEQGKLTPDLERQIKQADTKTRLEDLYLPYKQKRRTKAQIAREAGLEPLADALLADPRKQPDAEAAAFVNADKGVADVKAALDGARHILVERFGEDAELVGRLRTAMADKGVVSSKVIEEKKAEGAKFSDYFDFSENWSKLPSHRALALFRGRAQGVLDIRLDLPVEEGQPHPAENTIAAHTGIRDQGRPADKWLSDVVRWTWKLKIGPHIETDLMGSLRERAEDEAIRVFARNLHDLLLAAPAGQRATIGLDPGIRTGVKVAVVDSTGKLVETTTVYPHPPRNDWDGAIAVLAALAARHKVELISIGNGTASRETDKLAADLMKRHPELSLTKLVVSEAGASVYSASETAAHEFPNLDVSLRGAVSIARRLQDPLAELVKIEPKSIGVGQYQHDVAGGKLARSLDAVVEDCVNAVGVDLNTASIPLLTRVSGLNETIARNIVEHRDRNGAFRSRKQLLDVARLGPKTFEQAAGFLRIRDGENPLDGSAVHPEAYPVVQRIVKTTGRDLGSVIGDARFLRGLSAEDFTDERFGVPTVEDIIKELEKPGRDPRPEFKTATFKEGVEELKHLQPGMMLEGVVTNVTAFGAFVDIGVHQDGLVHISQLANSFVKDPHTVVKAGDVVKVKVLEVDIPRKRIALTMRMGEEAPRPARREEQRGPARPPQQQQDRRPAAPAPKVAAKPVKAPEPVNSAFAEAFARAQSGKKK